CCTCGGCAGAGCGGATTAACGCTGGAGGTGTGAGGTGACTTTTCTATTGCTTCTGGCTCCTTCATCTCCCGCCTGTGTCCGGGAGATGGTGGGGGCGCACGGTGAGGTTCTGTATGAGTCTGTAGGCGTACACAGCGATGAAGACATTAAGCGGGTGTTTCAGGCGGCTAGCAGGCTGCCCGGCGGGACGTTGGTGGTGGATATCCATGTCGCGTCCGGAGAAGGGCTGGTGCGGGGGTTACATGCGTTTCGTATAGCGCGGCCTGAGTGCAAGGTAGTTGTTCTCGTAGGCGACCGCCAGCCGGGTGATGAGACGGTATCTGCCTTGGTGAGCCTCGGGGTGTACAACCTCTGCGAAGGTAGCAATGACACCGTGTTCACCGAGAACTTCAGACGTTGTTTGCGGGGAGAGGGGTCGTATGCGGCGGCCTCACGCTGGCACCGGGGGTTCCGGGAGGAGGCGGAGCAGAGGACGAGGGAAACGGTAATCATCGAGCGGAGGCCTTTAGGTCGGGTGACGGTGGCCGTAGCCGGTCTGGCGGCTGGCATGGGGTGTACCCACACTGCGCTGATGTTAGGGGCCTTTCTCGCCAAGACGGGGGCTGCGGCTATCGTTGAGGATTCACAGCGCCCAGTCTTTGAGTCGATTGTGGGGCTGGCGACGGGCAAGTGCAGAAGTCCGAAGGGTTTTAGACTCGGGCCTACGGATGTCTTTGCTCTTCCTAGGCGACGGGAGAACGAGGGGTATCTCTACGATCAGGTGGCGGCGGAGCTGGCGGAGTACGACTATGTGGTGCGTGACCTGGGTGTGATTGACGCGGAGAGACTGCGTGAGTTATACCGGGCGCAGTGTGCGGTGGTCGTAGGTGCGGCTTCGTCGTGGCGGATTATGGACTTGGTACGGCAGCACAACGCGCTGCGTGAGGACTTCGGGAAGGCAGCAGTGGTCTCTGCCTTTGGAACGGAGCAGGATCGGCGGCTGTTCAAGGAGGCTACGGGGATTCTTCCTCTGCAGCTAGCTTGGTGCCCTGACCCTACGGCGATACCTGAGGCGGGGGAGGAGGTGCTAAGACGCATTCTCGGCACGCTGTTGCCTGAAAGGAAGAGGCAAAGGACGTTTAAGCTGTTCTAGGGGCGGCGTAGTGGCTACCGACCAATTGAGAGGGGGTGCTATAGATGGATACGCTTTGCCTTCAGGAGGCTGATACGAACAGGCTAAATCTGCCTACGCCTTGCCGGAGTCCTCTGATATGGTTCGGGGGCAAGGGGAGGGTCGCCAAGCACATACTGCGGCATGCTCCTCAGCACACATGCTACGTCGAACCGTTCGGGGGCGCGGCGCACGTTATTGCCCAGAAGACTCCGGTATATGCCGAGGTGTATAACGATATAGACGGGGATCTGGTCAATTTTCTGCTGGTTGTAAGAGAGAATCCGCAAGAGCTCTTTAGGCGCTGTGATACACTGCCGTATAGTCGCGAGTTGTTTCAACGGTTCCGATCGGCTCCGGCTCCGTCCGATGCTATTGAGAAGGCGGTTCGATTCTTCTATCTGAACCGATCGGGGATAGCGAAAGGGAATTCAAGCTCCGCATTCTCAAAGAGCACGGGATGGAGATCTAGCTATGCACACAATACGGCCAGAACATATTCTGCGGCCTGCGAAACGATTTTAGAGTTTGCCAGACGAATGAAGAACGTCATGATTGAGAACCGGGATTTCCGTGATATCCTAAGAATCTACGACTCGGATAAAACGCTGTTCTATGTCGACCCACCGTACATCGGGCGGGAAAAGTACTATGCAGGAGCTTTCTCCGAAGAGGACCACAGGGATCTTGCGCGTATCTTAAGCGGCATACAGGGCAAGGCAATGGTCTCGTATTACGCCAATCCGCTGCTTAATGAGCTCTATCCTAATTGGCGGAGGGTGACGTTTACCGCAGCGCGTCAAGTGGTTAATGGCAGCAACAATACGGCGACCGAGGTGCTACTGATGAACTTTGAGGAAACCTTGCAGCTTAAATTGGAGGATGAAGATCGGTGACGCAACGGCTGTTTGTGGATATGGACGGGACGCTGGCGGTATTTAACAAGGTGGAGACCTTAGAAGACCTTTATGAGCAGGGATATTTTCTAAACCTGGCTCCACACGTAAATGTCATCGAGGCCGTTCGGCACATAGTGAAGACGGCGCCGGAGGTCGAAGTGCGGATTCTTTCGGCTGTGTTAACCGACAGCGACTATGCGTATGAGGAGAAGAAGGCGTGGTTAGATAGGCACCTGCCTGAGATACCGCAGGAGCATCGGCTATTCGCGCCTTGCGGGGCTGATAAGAAGGAGTACGTTCCGGGTGGAGTCAGCAAGGAAGACTTCCTCCTAGACGACTACACGCACAACCTGCTTCTCTGGGAGACTGCTGGGCGCGGGATTAAGCTCCTGAACGGAATCAACAATACCCGTGGTTCGTGGACGGGCGATCGGATAAGGTATGACAAATACCCGCTTGTGCTGGCCAATAACATCCTAGACATAATGGCGCGGAGGGAGCGCGTCTTTGATTCGCGACCGCAGGACGATCCGTATTTAGGAGGGAGATATCGATGAGAAAACACATTAGGAGGCGGCTTGACATAGAGGATTGTAAGGGCGTCCTTTATTTCGAGGCCAGGGCGACTCTCTACAAGGTGGAGTTTGGGAGTATCGGACACGAGGCGGTGACTACCTATATCATCAGTTCGACAGAGAAACCGGCAACGATGCCCTATGGCCCAGAGGATACGGAAGGAAACCGTGAACTCTTAGTAGTTCAGAATCAAAACCCCGTCGGGTAACGGGAAAACAACGGTTGCAGGAATTATCTTAAGCATAGAGAAAGGATTAAGGTGCGAGGGGAGGAAAGGCAATGTCAAACAAGTACACGATGAGAATCTCTAGGCTTACCATAGATAAGCTTGGGGTTAAGTTATACGACAAGGTATCAGCGGTGATGGCTGAGCTGGTCTCAAACTGCTACGATGCCGATGCCAAATCAGTGAAGATTTATGCACCTATGGGGGAATACTTATCTACTAAGACCGGTGGAGATAAGAAATATACTATCATTGTGGAAGACGACGGCATAGGAATGACACCTGATGAGATTAACGAGTTCTACCTTAGGGTTGGCTTGGAACGACGCACGGATGGGAAACGCGGAGATACCTCTCGGATTTTTCAAAGGAAAGTCATGGGCAGGAAAGGGGTAGGAAAACTTGCTCCTTTCGGAATCTGTCAGCGGGTAGAAATCATAAGCGCGGGTGGGGAAATAGCTGAGAGAAGAACTACCGACGGAAAGATTGAGAGGGGGTACATGACCGCGCACCTTACTCTAGATCGTCTGAAAATATTGGATCCTTCGGACATCGACTACAACCCGGATCCAGGGCCGCTTGATGATTCTCTATCCCCACAGACGGGAACGAAGATCATTCTTTCAGGCTTTGCCTACCGTAGAGTGCCGGACATTACTACTTTCGAGAAACAGTTGGCACAGCGCTTTGGTATCGTCTCACAGAACTGGCGCGTTGAGTTGATCGATAGCCTAAAGAACGAAGGAGACGACGGATGGAAGGCGCAGGTTGGGCGTTACGTTGTTCCAGTGCTAGAAGGAACGCGCATATCCTTTCAACAACATTGGACTCCTGAGCGAACCCCCTATTACCTTGTAGTTGGACCCGACGGCCGTGAAATGGACGGCATGAGCGCAGGGTTCCCTGTGGATAGTAGAAACTACCCAATTATAGGGTGGGTGGGATACGCAAAGGAGCCTTATAAGGACGATCTCATGGCAGGAGTCCGCATTTATTGCAGAGGTAAGATCGCAGCCCAGACTAACCTTTTCAACATGAAAGCTGGCTTTACAGGCGAACATAGCATACGCTCTTACTTTGTAGGAGAAATACACGCCGACTGGCTGGACGAGGAAGAGGATCTCATTCAGACAGATCGGCGGGACATACTGTGGTCTCATGAGATTGGCCAGGCGTTTGAGGTATGGGGTCAAGACCTGGTCAGGATTGTGGGAAGGATGTCTCGGGAGCCGATGAAGATGAAGGTATGGATGGTTTTTGAGGAGACATCGCAGATCGGAGCACGAGTGGCAGAGGCTTTTCCGTTGCCTGAGCAAGAGAGCATTAGAAAGAATGCGCTTGAGTTGGGGAAAGTGATAGGACAGACGGTTCGAGAAGATGAGGTTAGGGATCAGGAGTTTGTAGGAAGATTGGTTCAGCTCAGCCTAACCCTTGCCCCTCATATAACGCTCACAGAGAAACTCAGAGAGGTAGCCGAGGGGCACGATTCACCTCTGGCCGTGGTAACTGACATCCTACGGACAGCACGCATTGCCGAACTAGCATCGTTTGGTCGAATAGTGGATGATCGGCTAGCTGTCATGAAAAAGGTTGAAGCGCTAAAAGACGATCCTAGTACGCTGGAGTCGGCGTTTCAGCAGTTGGTCACCCAAGCCCCTTGGTTGGTAAACCCTGAGTGGTCGCCAATTACATCTAACCAGTCCTTCACAACCCTGAGGAATGAGTTTGAAAAGTGGTTTGAGAGAGTAGTTGGTAAGAAGCTCAATTTGCAGAACTTCGCAGACCCTAACAAGAGGGTCGACTTCGTCATGTCTACCCAAGAGAACATGCTTCAGATGATTGAAATAAAAAAGCCTCATCATGCGCTAACCAATGATGAAATGGAACGAATTGATGACTATATAAGTCGCATGAAAGGCTTTCTTGATGATCCTGCTAACAGTGATTTCACCAAGTTTGTAGGCGGGTATTCCTTTACGCTTGTGTGTGACCAGCTGAATCTTTCGGGAATACATCTTAGTGTCTATTGCGCTAGGAAAAAAGAAGGTCAGCTTCAGCACATTAACTGGGCTTCGTTCCTCTTACGAACAAGGCAACGACATGAAGATTTCCTAGCTGAAGCAGAAAGGCAGAGAAGAGATGCAGCAGCCAACAGCCATTGACCTTTTTTCTGGTGGCGGTGGTCTGACTGTCGGTCTTAAGCAGGCAGGGTTTAAGGTAATCTCTGCAGTGGAGATTGAACCTCATGCGGCTAAGACGTATCAGGAGAATCACCCTGAAGTGAAGTTGCTACCGATGGACATAAGATCTGTAGATTCAAGGCAGCTCCTTGGTAGCAGTGCCAACGAGGTAGACCTCATTGCGGGATGCCCCCCTTGTCAGGGGTTCAGTTCACTGACAGCCAAGTATCAAAGAGTGGACCCGAGGAACCAGTTAATTGACGACATGAGCAAAATCATAAGAGAGCTTACGCCTCTAGTCGTAATGGTTGAAAATGTACCAGGCTTGGCCACAAGGGGAAAGGCTGAGTTCGGTAGGTTCATTCAAGAACTGGAATGCAACGGGTATATCGTAGAGTGGGGCATCCTGCAAGTTGCTGACTACGGAGTTCCCCAGCTCAGGCGTCGTCTGGTTCTCTTGGCTGGAAGAGGATTCAGAATTGGATTGCCCGCACCCACACATTCGCGGTTAGGGCAGCGTGGGACGAAGCCGTGGGTTACGTTAGAGGAAGCGATTGGCGCCTACAAATCTCCAGTGTCATTACGCCAAGCTCATCAGAGCGGTGGTCCACAAAGCTTCAACTGGCATGTAGTGAGGGACATTTCTGCTAAGAACATTCAGAGGTTTCATGCGTTGAAACCCGGTGTCAGTAG
This region of Selenomonadales bacterium genomic DNA includes:
- a CDS encoding DNA adenine methylase — protein: MDTLCLQEADTNRLNLPTPCRSPLIWFGGKGRVAKHILRHAPQHTCYVEPFGGAAHVIAQKTPVYAEVYNDIDGDLVNFLLVVRENPQELFRRCDTLPYSRELFQRFRSAPAPSDAIEKAVRFFYLNRSGIAKGNSSSAFSKSTGWRSSYAHNTARTYSAACETILEFARRMKNVMIENRDFRDILRIYDSDKTLFYVDPPYIGREKYYAGAFSEEDHRDLARILSGIQGKAMVSYYANPLLNELYPNWRRVTFTAARQVVNGSNNTATEVLLMNFEETLQLKLEDEDR
- a CDS encoding ATP-binding protein yields the protein MSNKYTMRISRLTIDKLGVKLYDKVSAVMAELVSNCYDADAKSVKIYAPMGEYLSTKTGGDKKYTIIVEDDGIGMTPDEINEFYLRVGLERRTDGKRGDTSRIFQRKVMGRKGVGKLAPFGICQRVEIISAGGEIAERRTTDGKIERGYMTAHLTLDRLKILDPSDIDYNPDPGPLDDSLSPQTGTKIILSGFAYRRVPDITTFEKQLAQRFGIVSQNWRVELIDSLKNEGDDGWKAQVGRYVVPVLEGTRISFQQHWTPERTPYYLVVGPDGREMDGMSAGFPVDSRNYPIIGWVGYAKEPYKDDLMAGVRIYCRGKIAAQTNLFNMKAGFTGEHSIRSYFVGEIHADWLDEEEDLIQTDRRDILWSHEIGQAFEVWGQDLVRIVGRMSREPMKMKVWMVFEETSQIGARVAEAFPLPEQESIRKNALELGKVIGQTVREDEVRDQEFVGRLVQLSLTLAPHITLTEKLREVAEGHDSPLAVVTDILRTARIAELASFGRIVDDRLAVMKKVEALKDDPSTLESAFQQLVTQAPWLVNPEWSPITSNQSFTTLRNEFEKWFERVVGKKLNLQNFADPNKRVDFVMSTQENMLQMIEIKKPHHALTNDEMERIDDYISRMKGFLDDPANSDFTKFVGGYSFTLVCDQLNLSGIHLSVYCARKKEGQLQHINWASFLLRTRQRHEDFLAEAERQRRDAAANSH
- a CDS encoding DNA cytosine methyltransferase encodes the protein MQQPTAIDLFSGGGGLTVGLKQAGFKVISAVEIEPHAAKTYQENHPEVKLLPMDIRSVDSRQLLGSSANEVDLIAGCPPCQGFSSLTAKYQRVDPRNQLIDDMSKIIRELTPLVVMVENVPGLATRGKAEFGRFIQELECNGYIVEWGILQVADYGVPQLRRRLVLLAGRGFRIGLPAPTHSRLGQRGTKPWVTLEEAIGAYKSPVSLRQAHQSGGPQSFNWHVVRDISAKNIQRFHALKPGVSRSLLPEHLRPDCHKNRDDGFVNVYGRLSWNQPSVTVTGGCTTPSKGRFGHPEELRTISVREAATIQTFPSDYIIATDFMDYACRIIGNALPCLFAKVLAEQCYRAMQEYSQRLSIAQPSGT